The following nucleotide sequence is from Zea mays cultivar B73 chromosome 1, Zm-B73-REFERENCE-NAM-5.0, whole genome shotgun sequence.
gcaagatgagcatggtgtggtgacaaggaacaaagctcgactcgtggccaaagggtattcacaagtcgaaggtttggattttggtgaaacctatgcacccgtagctaggcttgagtcaattcgaatattattggcctatgctacttaccatggctttaagctctatcaaatggacgtgaaaagtgctttcctcaacggaccaatcaaggaagaggtctatgttgagcaacctcccggctttgaagacagtaagtatcctaaccatgtctataggctctctaaggcgctttatgggctcaagcaagccccaagagcatggtatgaatgcctaagagatttccttattgctaatggcttcaaagttggcaaggccgatcctacactctttactaaaactcttgaaaatgacttgtttgtatgccaaatttatgttgatgatattatatttgggtctactaacgagtctacatgtgaagagtttagtaggatcatgacacagaaattcgagatgtcgatgatgggggagttgaagtattttctaggattccaagtcaagcaactccaagagggcaccttcattagccaaacgaagtacactcaagacattcttgctaagtttgggatgaaggatgccaaacccatcaagacacccatgggaactaatgggcatctcgacctcgacacgggaggtaagtccgtggatcaaaaggtataccggtcaatgattggttcattgctttatttatgtgcatctcgaccggatattatgctttccgtttgcatgtgtgcaagattccaatccgaccctaaggaatcacaccttacggccgtaaaacgaatcttgagatatttggcttatactcctaagtttgggctttggtaccctaggggatccacatttgatttaattggttattcggatgctgattgggcggggtgcaaaatcaataggaacagcacatcggggacttgccagttcttgggaagatccttggtgtcatgggcttcaaagaagcaaaattcggtcgctctttccaccgccgaagccgagtacattgccgcaggacattgttgcgcgcaattgctttggatgaggcaaaccctgcgggactacggttacaaattaaccaaagtccctttgctatgtgataatgagagtgcaatcaaaatggccgacaatcccgtcgagcatagccgcactaagcacatagccattcggtatcattttcttagggatcaccaacaaaagggggatatcgagatttcttacattaatactaaagatcaattagccgatatctttaccaagccacttgatgaacaatcttttaccagacttaggcatgagctcaatattcttgattctagaaatttcttttgctaagcttccacacatagctcatttgaatacctttgatcatatctcttttatatgctatgactaatgtgttttcaagtctatttcaaaccaagtcataggtatattgaaagggaattggagtcttcggcgaagacaaaggcttccactccgtaactcatgcttcgccatcactccgagcaactctctattccttggggagaaatgagcatcaaagaaaaggatttcatccttgggggagagagcaaaagctcaaaagcaaaaggaccggacttcatctttggtataatcttaactcacttatttatgaccaaaggggaagatggcTCTCCaaaggctctaatgattccgtttttggcgattcatgccaaaaagggggagaaatgagcccaaagcaaaaggacaccaccaccaccaaattcaaaaacttagtgctttccaaaagtctttatcatttggtattctattgtgttcaaaagggggagaaagtagtatttcaaaaatggtatatcaaaaccctcttgaacactaagaggtggatctcttttagggggagttttgtttagtcaaaggaaaagcatttgaaacagggggaggaaatttcaaatcttgaaaatgcttttgcaaactcttatttatttacctttgactatttgcaaaagatctatgaaaaggatttacaaaaggttttgcaaaaacaaaacaagtggtgcaaacgtggtccaaaatgttatataagaaagaaacattccttgcatatcttgtaagtagttttattggctcaattccaagcaacctttacacttacattatgcaaactagttcaattatgcacttctatatttgctttggtttgtgttggcatcaatcaccaaaaagggggagattgaaagggaattaggcttacacctagttcctatataattttggtggttgaattgcccaacacaaatctttggactaactagtttgcccaagtgtatagattatacagatgtaaaaggttcacactcagccaataaaaagaccaagtttggattcaataaaggagcaaaggggcaaccgagggcacccctggtctggcgcaccggactgtccggtgtgccaccggacagtgaacagtacctgtccggtgcaccaggggactcagactccaacccttcgccctcgggaattcgtggaggccggcgcgctataattcaccggactgtccggtgtgcaccggacatgtccggtgctccaaggaagctcggcctcctgaactcgccagcctcgggttcgcgcggcagccgctccgctataattcaccggactgtccggtgtgcaccggactgtccggtgtgccagcggagcaacggctccctgcggcgccaacggctccctgcggtgcattaaatgcgcgcgcagcgcgcgcagaagtcagaatcgcccataccggtgcaccggacatcaaacagtacatgtccggtgtgcaccggacacccaggcgggcccacaagtcagaagctccaacggtcagaatccaacggcaacgatgacgtggcaggggcaccggactgtccggtgtgcaccggactgtccggtgcgccatcgaacagaagcctccagccaacggtcaagtttggtggttggggctataaataccccaaccacccctcattcatagccatccaagttttcccacttctcaaccacttacaagagctaggcattcaattctagacacattcaaagagatcaaatcctctccaattccacacaaaaccctagtgactagagagagtgatttgccgtgttcttttgagctcttgcgcttggatcgcattctttctttctcttttgctcttgtgatcaacactcaattgtaaccgaggcaagaggcaccgattgtgtggtggcccttgcggggaagttttgttcccggttgattgagaagaaggaaagctcactcggtccgagggaccgtttgagagagggaagggttgaaagagacccggcctttgtggcctcctcaacggggagtaggtttgcaagaaccgaacctcggtaaaacaaatccacgtgtcactctccttatttgcttgcgatttgttttgcgccctctcttgcggactcatttattattactaacgctaaccccggcttgtagttgtgattatttttgtaaatttcagtttcgccctattcaccccccctctaggcgactatcaagcgTCTCGAAGGCGGCGATGCGGGGCAGGTCGGAGTCTCGGAGAGGTCGACAGGCGGCATCACCCACGAGGTGACGGACggcggcaacgacgcgagaactgTTTATTCTGATGTCAGTGATACTAGCACCGCATTTACCAATCCATTCCCTTCCCTGGGAAACAACAGGTATCTGTTACAAATAATTCTTAACATGTGTAGTCTATCATTTCATTGTTTTCTATTTTCTTGCAGTGAAATTTGGTTCGCATGTCTAAAGATGTTACAGTTTCATTTATATTTTGTTTTAATTTCACTTATGTAGGAGTTGCTGGGGACTATTGGATTAAGTGGCACAGCCTGATCTATTGAGCTTGGCCCTTACCTGCATCACTCTATTAAATTTCTTTTGAGCATGGTGGTCTTTGAAGCATGACAATGGCTGCTGTTAGGTTTGGTAAGTTTGATGCCTTTGGATAGACCTGCACTCTTTCAATTCGTCAAGTTACAAATACTTGCAGGAATCGACCCTTGTAAATTCTTTCAAGAAAAGTTCCTACACAAATACCAACCTATCACAGTTCTATTCAATTCAACACCAACTCGCGCTGCGTGGCCGACGCCGCGGACGCAAAGTTGATGAGCATGGTCGGGATGTCGCGCCGCACCGCCAGGAgcttggccagctccgccagcggGATCAGGTGGCCCAACCCTGGCGTGGCCAGCATGGTCACGTGCAAAGGCCCGGGCTTCTTGCTCGATCTAGGATTCCCGGTGTTGATCTAGAGGGGCCTTTTCTGAGTGGTTCTTCTCACGGCGGCGGGTTGCCTTCTGCTCACAGTCACCATGCCATAGAGTTTTGCTTGCAAGTGTGGTGCGTTTTGTACGCGTGCAGAGGATTGCTGTTTGTGTAGTCACACTTTGATTTTATTGTTTGTCTATATAGCATGGCCGGAAATCCAATGATTTGTGGTAATAATTCTAGAGATAACTACTCTCACTTGACCAACTCTCTTATCCATCGATGATCTGAAAAGTCAGATCTCTTTCCATTGTTCAAATTTGGGATATTAATTCTCGAGTGTCGATTCACTTTGTTTCCTTTTGTGAACAGGTTCTggacctcgtcgggaatgctatcatgaacaataataagaCATGCATCATATTGCTATGTCTATGGTTATTGTTTTTTTAGTTTTGCTCTTTTGGGTTCTTTCGGGTGGGGTAAAAGTGTGGATTCATGTGCACATTTTTTGTTTTGGGGGAATTTATATTTTTTAACCATGAAAGGTGAGAAGGTTGATTATGACAACGGTAGGGACTGTCTGAGCAACCATATTGATAATAATTCTGATTAGTTTTTTCTAAGAATCGTTAAAATCAGCAAGTTCTTTTAGGATCTTTGAATACTTTTGGTTCACGAACTAACAATTTATCTTCAGGTTCCTGTTCTGGAGACTCCTAAGAGCACCTCCAAGAGGCGACCAAAATGCATCCCAAAACCTAATTGTCGGCTTAGAATCGAAACTAACTGGACCTTTCCGTGTTCTCTTCTGTAGCAATGGAGCACACAACCAACAGTATGCAGTTCTTTATCTCAACCTTCAACTAAGTTGTGCcctgagaattattttgttacgtTAATGGGAAGAACAGTTATTTTTTCCCTTACAACACAAAGGGGAAGATAGATAAAATGCATATAAGTTCTATAGAAGGATGAGCTAGAGCTAACTCAACGTCAGCTAGAACTGTTGATAAGGTGTTCCCTGGAAACTTGTGTGTTCCTGGCAACCTTTAAGCATCTGTAGAATCACTTATCATTTGTTTTCCTAGCAACATGTGTGTTCATTTGTACCTGTATCCCTATTGTCTGATACTGAATCAACAGAGGGGGAGGGGCTGGGGAAATGAGTCAGTCGAACAGCCTTCGGTGGCCCAATACAGTTTGTTGTAGCCCAGTTTTTAGTTTTAAAAATTTTCAGGGAAGTTATTAACATTCTGGTGTAGGTTTACATCTTTTTAGGAATTTTTTTCTAACAGCCCCCAATCACAAGTTTTGGCGAATAATTTTTAAGGGaacttttggagttgctctaatgGCCATGTTTTTTAGAGTAATGCTATTGCACGCTATGGTATATATATCCATGCTTTCCAATTTAATTATTTCTTGTTTTTTCGCTGCTGACGACATGTCTCTGTTTCTTTTCAGTTGCTCGCTTGAAGGATGACAACCCTCTTTTGGGGTCTTCCCGTATTGAACAAGTGGCTGATTTATCGAGTGTGTGTAGACTGAGGAAACAACTATCTCTCTCTACACCTTTAAAGCGTGATTTTTGTTGAAAAAATGGAGGATGCTAGGATCAAATCGTGGTCGTTTGGATCAGAGTGCCCATCCTCTACCTCTGTAGCTCATGTTTCTTTGTGTTATACAAAAGATAGATCGGTCAAATATTTCATTTAAGTAAGGTGTACTTGTATGATATATAAATACCGTTGTAACGCACGGGCAACTAACTAGTACTCCAATAATTCCCAATAATTTTCCTAAAAACCTTCTTAATGTGGGCTTTCTCGTAGGTGTTTTTTTGTGGAGGTCGTTGCAGTTGTACTGGGTCGAGGGCTTCTCTCTGTCAGGAAAAAAGGTGCAGCATTGTGCCATACTTTGCCTCCAACGAATGACAGGACGGAGGGATACAGCCATACAGGCCTACAGCTATATCGCAGGAGGCCGCCGCAGCACTGCAACACGCCTTGAAGACGGAGATGCATCTAGATGACAGGCCCCGAAAGGAGCACCCCCAGCAGCCTCACTCTCGACGATGCGGCATTGCGCGGGAAAAGTAATAAAATTGTGTTGATTGGGAGCTACTGTCGGCGGCGCAAATTTAAGCAGGAAAGAGGTCGTTTTACGCGTGCGACAGGATTGGGATCCGGTCTAGAGAGTGATTGGAGCTCTATTTTCTTTTTTCCCCTATATTGTTATGAATCAATACTACACAAAGTAGATCAAACATAGAGAAGACACAAATTTAACGTGGAAATCCATTCCAAAGCGAAGGGAAAAAAACCACGAACGCCAGCCAATAACAATATCACGATTTTTCGGGTGGTTACAGATCACAGGAGATTTACAATAAGGTTGGTGACGGACCTCTGCTTCGTTCGTCAACTTGGTCttcttcttcagaatttggatcacaaactcaataTATATCATCCAATATATATCATGATTTAGGAATACGATATTGAGACTTGTTGGAGTTACTCTAAGCAGCCCTAATTCTCGTCGCGTGTAAAGTGGAGCGAAAAGAGGATGGGACGAGACCCGCATCCGTGCCTTTCTTGGGAGCAGCCCAGCCCAATAACATATCTACGGACGGGGACAACGTACCCAGCAGTATTTGCTAGGTCTCGCCTCTGCCAGTAGTCTGCCGTGGCCTCGCCCACAAACTAATCCTACGGCCCACGGAACCAGTCAGTCCTCTCTCCTTCCGGCTTCCGCTGCTCTTCTTTCTTTCCTGGCATCTTGGAGACGGCGGCGAGACGAGGAGAGGACTGGAACTGGACCATGGCTGCCTCTTCGGCTCTCAGGGTACGCGCGCGGGCATGCATGCGCAGCAAAATTTCACCGTTTTGCTCCATCGTCAGTATTTCCTCTTTAACCTGTGCTTACACTGGCGCTGGAATAACGCAGCTAATCCTGGGCTCCTCGTCGGCGTCGCGTCGCCAGATTCTGTCCGAGATGGGATACAAGTTCACGCTTATTGTTGTTTTTTTTTGCGCCCTATCGTTTGAGATGTTTGCTTTAGTAATTTCTTCTCCCGCACCTTTCAGTTCATTCATTTTCTTTTTTCTCCGGGGGCTTTAGAGTGCGGATATCGATGAGAAAGCGATCAGAAAGGAGAACCCAGAGGAACTGGTGGTCGCCTTGGCTCATGCGAAAGTAattccttcttttctttcttcatgAACTGGATTATGCTGCCCCTTCCCTTTTTTGGTGGTTGCTTTTCATGATTATACATAAAATGATATTTGGGGGTTTTAGGGGATGGGACTGTGGGACTGGAGCTGGCACAGCAAGCCAACAATTATATATACTGGTATTTTGTAATTACGGTTGGTAGGCACCTAGGCATAGCGCATAGCTCTTATCTTTTGTCAAAGTAACAAGGGTCTTTACTGTTAGAATCTGTTATTTAGTTGTCGTAGTTCTTACTAACATTTTCCCTTTGTTAGTTATGTCAGAGTTTAGATAATGGTTGATTTAAGTCAGTTGCAATTGGATTAACCGGTTTGCTTAGTCTATTTTGTTTACATAATGGTTGATTTAAGTCAGTTGCAATTGGATAACCGATTTGCTTAGTCTATTTTGTCAATGTTATAGGCAGACGCTATTCtggagaagatgcagaacaatGGGATGATGAAAGAGATTCTTGATTCTCAAGATACTACTCTGATGATAACTGCTGATCAGGTATGCAGCCTTCATTTTTTCTGGCATGCTTTGCTTGATAATCTTTCATGAGCTGTGTACTTATCTACAATCAAAATGTATGGATGTGTCCAGAAACCATCATTCTTGCTGCATTTGAATGACGTGAAATCGTGGCATTCTACCATAGTATTTACAGAGCTAGTGCCCGAGTAATTTTTTAGGTGCAGCACTGCAGCTGTGGGAACATGCTTGTGTGCTAGACTCTTGAATATATGTTTACTTAGCCACTTTTGTAGTTTAGTCAGGATATTTGTGGAGCTAAAGGATAGTAATACCTGTCAACCTTGGATTAGAGAGAGCCATTAGTCCTTAGGAGTTGGTAGAATATATATAGGCACAACTAATATGGGCCATTATGGGTCTTAACACCCCCCTTCAAACGTAAGGTGGAAGCGGAGGATCTGAAGCATTGAGTTTGAATAAGTTGAGACGATGTTGTTCTCTTGTTTGTGCTTTTGTGAAGAAGTCTGCAACTTGCATTTCCGAGGGCTCACGGTCGTTGCTGGACAGCAGACCGCCTAGCAAAGAAAGGACTGCCTCACCCTCAATTTTGTCCCCTCTGTGATCAAGAGGAAGAGACGCTAAACCATTTGTAAGTCTCCTGCGTTTTCTCACGGGAAGTCTGGTTTCAGATTATGAAATCTGTCGGGTTGCAGCACCTTGCTCCTAACCTTGAGAGCTCTTCCTTTGAGGATTGGTGGGAAGGAGTTGTCGCAGTTCCTGCTGATCCAGCATACAAGGGGCTGCACAAGGGCTTGAATTCTTTGATCATACTTGGTGCTTGGGCCATCTGGAATCACCACAACCGTTGTGTATTTAATGGTGTGCAGTCTAGTTCCAGCATGGTCATCAATTGGGTCAAGGAGGAGTCTCACATCTGGTGTAGGGTTGGAGCCAGTGATTTATCTAGCATCCTTATGCTCCAGTGAACCAGTCGGTAATCTTTATTTTAGAGTCTCCATGGTCACGGGTCTAGATGTCTTTTGTTGTTATTTTTCTACCTATAATTCAGTGTATGTGGGTTTGTGTGGAGTTGTATGAGGTTTATTTTGCCTCACctattcttcttaatataatgatacacagCTCTCCTGCGTTTTCGGAAAAAAATATGTTTTGTAAGTTCATGTTTCACAGGATCATTTGCAATTTGAATGGCTCCAGTGCTATCACACAGAAGAGGTGTAGGAGTAtcacaagagacaccaagatcAACCAATAACCATCGTAGCCATATAATCTCGACAGTAGTGGTAGCAAGAGCTCGAAGTTCTGCTTCTGCACTAGATCTTGATACAACAacttgcttctttgatttccatgCAATAGGAGAGGAACTAAGGAAAATACAATAACCTGTAATAGAGCAGCGATCAGTGCGATCACTTGCCCAAGTGGCATCAGAGTAGGCATGAAGCCGAAGAGGAATATTACAATCAAGCCTCGAGATGTGGTTCCCCGTAAGTATCTTAATACACGAAGCAAGTGACCATAATGGTCTGAAGTAGGCGCAGAAACAAGCTGACTCAATATATGAACATCATGTGCAATATCCGGTCGAGTGATAGTGAGATAGACTAGACTGCCGACTATATACCGATATCTGGATGGGTCTTGTAGTGGTGAACCATCATCCGGACAAAGTTGTAAGTGAATATCCATGGGTGTTGCAGCTGTACAATCATCAGTCAGACCAGAGCGAGCAATAAGTTCTTGTATGTATTTAGACTGTGATAGATAACCCTTTGTAGATTGTAGTACCTCAATACCCATGAAATGTCCAAGAGGGCCTACATTAGACATCTTAAACTACTCACTAAGATGTTGTTTGACTTGAGAAATATGTTCTGGATCATCATCCGTAATGAGCATGTCATCAACATATTATAGGAGCAAGGTGCGCCCTCGTGAAGAGGAATAAAGAAATAAAGTTGGATCATGGTCACTAGGGATAAAACTAGTAGCCCTTATGACAGCGACGAACCTTTGAAACCAAGCACGAGGGGCCTGTTTCAATGCATATAAAGCTTTACGCAGACGACCGACATGTCTGGAAGGAATATCACCTCCTGGTGGTGGATGCATATAAACTTCCTCGTGTAAATCACCATGAAGAAATGcatttttgacatccatctgagagatagtccatgaacaagaTGCTGCAACAACAATCAAAGTACTAATTGTGGTCATTTGTGCAACCGATGCAAAGGTTTCATCATAATCTACTCCCTGAGTCTGTTGAAAACCTTTGACCACAAGACAAGCTTTATATAGCTCAACTAAACCATTAGATTTGGTCTTAATCTTAAAGACCCATTTACATGTTATAGGGACTGCATGTGATTGTAAAGGAACAAGATCCCAAGTACCCGTTCGATCAAGAGCATCCAACTCTTCTTGCATACCAAGCCGCCATTCATGAATACCAGAAGCTTTTTGATAATTAGATGGTTCAACAGTTACATCAACAACACTAGGAAATCCATAGCAATCTGGAGGTTCAATTGTACTACAATCACGAAGATGATATCCCTGGTGATTTGGTAACGCATCAACAAACTGTGACCCATCAACAATCTATAGATCATCAGAAACATATGAAGAGTCATCATTGTTAGTACAAACATCAACAACATGTTTGCCATCAGGACTGGCCATGGGACTAGTGCAAGGACGACAAATGTAGGTTTTGGTAACTGGTGGTTTTGAAGCGAAGTGGGAAGTGGGTGTTGAGGTAGAATGACTTGTAATGGGAATGAGAACCTCATGTGAGGATGTGGTAGACGATGGTGTAGTGGAAGATGAAGACCCAGATGGAGCATGGATGGGAGGAAGGCACATGAAAGAGGTTGACTCtgtagaaaaagaagatgaatgtATAAGAGAGTTATAAAAGAAAGGTCAATTTTCATTAAAACTCACATCAGGTGAAATACGAATGCGACATGCTGAAGGGTCATAACATCTATAGCCTTTGTGCTCCGGATTATATCCAAGAAAAACGCACTCAACAGATTGAGCAGTTAATTTAGTTTGTTCACGAGAGGCTAACAACACGTAGCATGCACATCCAAAAACTCTAAGATGGTCATAGCGAGGAGTTATAAAAAGAACTTCACTAGGAGTATTCCCTGAGAGTTTTGATGATGGTTGTATACTGATGAGGTAGACAGTGCTAGACACTgcttcacaccaaaaatgtgtggGAACAAAAGAAGATATCAAAAGGGTGCGAGCAGTTTCTATGTTATGACGATGCTTGCGTTCAGCAACACCATTTTGAGCATGTGCACTAGTGCATGAAAGCTGAGCAAGAGTACCCTCTGAAGTTAGAAATTGTCGAAAAGAATTGGATAAATATTCACCACTAGAATCAGAGCGAAAAATCTTAATAGGAGCAGAAAACTGGGTGTGAATCATGCGAGCAAAAGACTTATAGATATAAAGCAACTCAGAACGACGTCTCATGAAATAAATCCAAGTATAACGAGAATGATCATCAACAAAAATAACATAATATTTATATCCACCTTTTGAAACCAAAGGAGCTGGGCCCCAAACATCAGAGTCAACAAGATCAAATGGTAGGAAGAAACTATAGACCACCTCCTTGTACAATGTTCCTTCTCGCGGGAATTCTGGTACCTTTTACTTAGGAAATTTGGTCTTCATTCACTTGCACCACAGCCAACTGCAAACTCCTTCCTGGAATGGTGGGAAGTGGTGGGGGGAGCAGTTATTGGACTCACAAAAAAGGGCCTTAACTCTCTCATCATTTTGGGAGCTTGGACTTTATGGAATCACCGAAATAACTGCATTTTTGATGGCTGCAATCCAAGTTTGTCCTTAAGTCTCAGAGCTGCGGATGAGGAAAGAAGAAAATGGGAAGTTGCTGGTGCAAAAGGCCTTGTTCATTTGGCTGCACCAGTGATAGAGGCTTAGGAAGTTTGAGTAGTATGTTTTTTGATCCCCTTATGGATCTTTATTTGTATGCCTGTTTCTGGCCTCCGTAAGGAGGTTTTGTCTGTAAACCAttgtttttttttctattttcttctgcttaatatataatggggcgcagttctcctgcgcgtctCGAGAGGAAAAAACAAGATCAAATGGTCTAGCAcaatgattacatcatacgaagacaacgatccagcaacccaaagttgactgggagacgacgacctagacctctcacgaactcatcacaacatccttcatgcgcctcatcctatggtacccGATCTTGACTTGGGGGATGtgggtacagcaagggtgagctcacatacattcatcgctcaacaagttgtggggaataatgtgcatgaactcgccaaaggtgggagctcatgtgaagtgtatgatttaccaaaggagatggttaaagctgagcattgcttttagagttggtcaaaattttattagcagttactaagtataagtagataccaacccaattaagtaagagaTCGCAATAAATAataacacccgcgatgcaatgcatatgacagattaagtttagttccataaattaatcatgcgagagtcttgagttgctcttgactgtgagcacgactgatataccagttttacactctgcagaggttgcatctttacccacaagccgtgttacccatttgccacggggttgatcggacccatacacctctaccgagaaaGCGAGGCagagtagcactacgaggcctttccaaagttctacTAGTTCGAGAATACCCATTACAGTTTCAGgacgaaggaagcataggaatccctcatccgaaCTGCCATCACAGcagttcgacccgagaacctccctatactctagcaGTGAAGCCTCCCTGCTTGCCCCTTTTAGGTaatgtaatctctccctagctttcctaattacttggccaatggtgtcccattccacccttgtggtagcacgattatctcaagttaagctccaagttccaattaacacaatgatcttgtcatgaacaataattaataacaacaatataattggaacatggttatagttcaaatgtaacattaatcccaaaacgaagtagagcaatagcaaatctacccactaGTTCATATGTttgtaaggtgtgggataaacaatactagggaaactgtcatgggcatcatagggagcgagaggcaacagccatgctgggataaggctagagaataagattgagatgagctgggataaggctagagaataagattgagatgagagaattgtggagagttggttagcatca
It contains:
- the LOC100283999 gene encoding uncharacterized protein isoform X1; the encoded protein is MAASSALRLILGSSSASRRQILSEMGYKFTLISADIDEKAIRKENPEELVVALAHAKADAILEKMQNNGMMKEILDSQDTTLMITADQIMKSVGLQHLAPNLESSSFEDWWEGVVAVPADPAYKGLHKGLNSLIILGAWAIWNHHNRCVFNGVQSSSSMVINWVKEESHIWCRVGASDLSSILMLQ